The following proteins are encoded in a genomic region of Gigantopelta aegis isolate Gae_Host unplaced genomic scaffold, Gae_host_genome ctg4802_pilon_pilon, whole genome shotgun sequence:
- the LOC121366119 gene encoding LOW QUALITY PROTEIN: calpain-5-like (The sequence of the model RefSeq protein was modified relative to this genomic sequence to represent the inferred CDS: inserted 4 bases in 3 codons; deleted 2 bases in 1 codon) gives MVRKFRNQNYQKLKRDCQRRGQPFTDPEFPPQADSLFYSGRNDLDIVWKRPGELCEDPRLIVHGLAPSDLNQGELGNCWFVAACSALALERRLWDKVVVDDWDPAHPERYCGIFHFHFWQFGEWVDVVVDDWLPTXSGKLVFMKSKDSNEFWSAXVRKAYAKLAGSYEALAGGLTADALVDFTGGVSESIKIHDGGLTDDDESKKALFDTESPLDCGLVKGHAYTITDIRRMKLATGLSALFGNEKLMMIKMRNPWGKKEWNGAWSDSSDEWSRVPKSEKDKMELKVEDDGDFGKNWMEFSDWCQWFTYASICRIVNTRVLSLQKTWHDATFHSKWEGRTAEEEEVMVSLMQKDPRTSRSRRTQRTATKEPLKNFSIGFLVMKVEENRRYRIHTIRPEAGSVTYTNRRSVFGRFTLGQGRYVLVPSTXEPNEEREFLLQVFSERNAHVKELKKDHPLVVVVGADPYCKVTCEGKSVVTPVRQNTLDPQFDNDIVFYVKKPEMLKLKF, from the exons ATGGTTCGCAAGTTTCgcaatcaaaattatcaaaagttGAAGAGAGACTGTCAGAGACGTGGACAACCATTTACCGATCCTGAATTTCCACCTCAAGCGGATTCACTTTTCTATAGTGGACGAAATGATCTAGACATTGTCTGGAAAAGACCTGGA GAGCTCTGTGAAGATCCTCGTCTTATTGTTCATGGTCTAGCCCCCAGTGATCTCAATCAAGGAGAACTCGGTAATTGTTGGTTTGTAGCAGCTTGTTCTGCTCTAGCTTTGGAACGTAGACTTTGGGATAAAGTGGTGGTTGAT GACTGGGATCCTGCTCATCCTGAGCGATACTGTggtatatttcattttcatttctggCAATTTGGGGAGTGGGtggatgttgttgttgatgattgGCTCCCAA CGAGTGGAAAACTTGTGTTTATGAAGAGTAAAGATAGCAATGAATTCTGGAGTGC TGTTAGAAAGGCTTATGCCAA GTTAGCTGGTTCTTATGAAGCCTTAGCTGGTGGACTTACTGCAGATGCTTTAGTGGACTTTACTGGAGGAGTTAGTGAATCTATTAAAATTCATGATGGTGGACTAACAGATGATGATGAATCTAAAAAAGCTCTTTTTGAT ACTGAAAGTCCCTTAGACTGTGGTCTAGTGAAAGGTCATGCTTACACTATCACTGATATCAGAAGG ATGAAGCTAGCTACTGGTCTTAGTGCACTGTTTGGTAAC GAGAAACTTATGATGATTAAAATGAGGAATCCTTGGGGGAAAAAGGAATGGAATGGAGCTTGGAGTGATAG tTCTGATGAATGGAGTCGTGTTCCAAAAAGTGAGAAAGACAAGATGGAACTTAAAGTTGAAGATGATGGGGATTTTGGTAAGAATT GGATGGAATTTTCAGATTGGTGTCAATGGTTTACTTATGCTAGTATTTGTCGTATCGTCAACACTCGAGTTCTTAGTCTTCAAAAAACTTGGCATGATGCTACCTTTCATAGCAAGTGGGAAGGACGGACTGCTG aagaagaagaagtcaTGGTTTCTTTGATGCAGAAAGATCCTCGTACATCGCGATCACGACGAACTCAAAGAACAGCCACTAAAGAACCACTAAAGAACTTCTCTATTGGTTTCCTGGTTATGAAG GTTGAGGAGAACCGTAGGTATCGTATCCATACAATCAGACCAGAGGCTGGTAGTGTGACCTACACTAACAGACGTAGTGTATTTGGGCGTTTTACATTGGGACAAGGCAGATATGTTCTAGTGCCATCTA TTGAACCTAATGAAGAAAGGGAGTTCCTTTTACAAGTCTTTTCTGAACGAAATGCTCATGTAAA AGAGTTAAAGAAGGATCATCCACTCGTGGTTGTTGTGG gAGCTGATCCGTACTGTAAAGTGACTTGTGAGGGTAAAAGTGTAGTCACTCCAGTGAGACAAAATACTCTAGACCCACAGTTTGACAATGATATTGTTTTCTATGTCAAGAAACCTGaaatgctgaaattaaagttcaa